Proteins encoded together in one Triticum dicoccoides isolate Atlit2015 ecotype Zavitan chromosome 7B, WEW_v2.0, whole genome shotgun sequence window:
- the LOC119336478 gene encoding uncharacterized protein LOC119336478 isoform X3 yields the protein MGDEHGLGPAIRISPPLLLLTTIVPLLPFASRSSYFPRSYCCLARVFLLPKSGCMIWPIIASPFYSLLRLRFACQGTARNTQKKLGLGQRWRRQTPGRILRCRLLSPELYGNEAKSMKKIEQVVCHRARSLPSIGVGRQG from the exons ATGGGAGATGAACACGGTCTGGGGCCGGCCATTCGCATCTCTCCTCCTCTCCTGCTCTTGACCACCAtcgtgcccctcctccccttcgctTCTAGGAGTAGCTATTTTCCTCGCTCGTACTGCTGTTTGGCTCGAGTGTTTCTCCTTCCCAAATCTG GTTGTATGATCTGGCCCATTATTGCGTCTCCATTCTATTCATTGCTTCGTCTCCGTTTTGCTTGTCAAG GCACAGCTCGAAATACTCAG AAAAAATTAGGCCTCGGCCAAAGGTGGAGAAGACAGACCCCAGGAAGGATTTTGCGCTGCCGTCTTCTTTCGCCG GAATTGTATGGGAATGAAGCAAAAAGCATGAAGAAAATAGAGCAGGTCGTGTGTCATCGTGCACGTAGTCTGCCTTCCATTGGCGT AGGAAGGCAAGGATAA
- the LOC119336478 gene encoding uncharacterized protein LOC119336478 isoform X1 yields the protein MGDEHGLGPAIRISPPLLLLTTIVPLLPFASRSSYFPRSYCCLARVFLLPKSGCMIWPIIASPFYSLLRLRFACQGTARNTQKKLGLGQRWRRQTPGRILRCRLLSPELYGNEAKSMKKIEQVVCHRARSLPSIGVIAPGYLQRKARITRLNISQDPPNYRHKLLPRYYKCG from the exons ATGGGAGATGAACACGGTCTGGGGCCGGCCATTCGCATCTCTCCTCCTCTCCTGCTCTTGACCACCAtcgtgcccctcctccccttcgctTCTAGGAGTAGCTATTTTCCTCGCTCGTACTGCTGTTTGGCTCGAGTGTTTCTCCTTCCCAAATCTG GTTGTATGATCTGGCCCATTATTGCGTCTCCATTCTATTCATTGCTTCGTCTCCGTTTTGCTTGTCAAG GCACAGCTCGAAATACTCAG AAAAAATTAGGCCTCGGCCAAAGGTGGAGAAGACAGACCCCAGGAAGGATTTTGCGCTGCCGTCTTCTTTCGCCG GAATTGTATGGGAATGAAGCAAAAAGCATGAAGAAAATAGAGCAGGTCGTGTGTCATCGTGCACGTAGTCTGCCTTCCATTGGCGT TATTGCACCTGGTTATCTACAGAGGAAGGCAAGGATAACTAGATTAAACATTTCACAAGACCCTCCCAATTACAGGCACAAACTCCTTCCAAGATATTACAAGTGTGGTTGA
- the LOC119336478 gene encoding uncharacterized protein LOC119336478 isoform X2: MGDEHGLGPAIRISPPLLLLTTIVPLLPFASRSSYFPRSYCCLARVFLLPKSGCMIWPIIASPFYSLLRLRFACQGLGQRWRRQTPGRILRCRLLSPELYGNEAKSMKKIEQVVCHRARSLPSIGVIAPGYLQRKARITRLNISQDPPNYRHKLLPRYYKCG, translated from the exons ATGGGAGATGAACACGGTCTGGGGCCGGCCATTCGCATCTCTCCTCCTCTCCTGCTCTTGACCACCAtcgtgcccctcctccccttcgctTCTAGGAGTAGCTATTTTCCTCGCTCGTACTGCTGTTTGGCTCGAGTGTTTCTCCTTCCCAAATCTG GTTGTATGATCTGGCCCATTATTGCGTCTCCATTCTATTCATTGCTTCGTCTCCGTTTTGCTTGTCAAG GCCTCGGCCAAAGGTGGAGAAGACAGACCCCAGGAAGGATTTTGCGCTGCCGTCTTCTTTCGCCG GAATTGTATGGGAATGAAGCAAAAAGCATGAAGAAAATAGAGCAGGTCGTGTGTCATCGTGCACGTAGTCTGCCTTCCATTGGCGT TATTGCACCTGGTTATCTACAGAGGAAGGCAAGGATAACTAGATTAAACATTTCACAAGACCCTCCCAATTACAGGCACAAACTCCTTCCAAGATATTACAAGTGTGGTTGA